One segment of Erigeron canadensis isolate Cc75 chromosome 2, C_canadensis_v1, whole genome shotgun sequence DNA contains the following:
- the LOC122587605 gene encoding putative F-box protein At5g44220, which translates to MSNMLPNEGKEIEAASKLEKLEGKKKHSLPSSEKIPVDIVIDILKRLPIMSLMKFMSLSKQWKSIIQSSPFVTDYNRSIQPPNNIFVGYESEKYVDIFNADDDLDYLQRHTICKQAHLWGLNFDSLIDYSQGLFAFACDKPKDVVIWNLSIGKSVRIPLHKWRWDN; encoded by the coding sequence ATGTCAAATATGTTGCCAAACGAAGGAAAAGAGATAGAAGCAGCATCAAAACTCGAAAAactggaaggaaaaaaaaaacactcttTGCCTTCTTCAGAAAAGATACCAGTTGATATAGTGATTGACATATTAAAAAGGCTTCCTATAATGTCATTAATGAAATTCATGTCACTTTCAAAACAATGGAAATCCATCATCCAATCCTCCCCATTCGTCACGGATTACAACAGAAGCATTCAGCCgcctaataatatttttgtagGTTATGAATCTGAAAAATATGTAGATATATTCAATGCTGATGATGATTTAGATTACCTCCAACGCCATACTATTTGCAAGCAAGCTCATCTCTGGGGCTTGAATTTTGATAGTTTGATCGATTACTCGCAAGGCTTGTTTGCATTTGCATGTGATAAACCTAAGGATGTTGTTATCTGGAATTTATCAATCGGGAAATCCGTGCGCATACCCCTCCACAAATGGAGATGGGATAATTAG